One part of the Sebastes fasciatus isolate fSebFas1 chromosome 8, fSebFas1.pri, whole genome shotgun sequence genome encodes these proteins:
- the LOC141772654 gene encoding serine/threonine-protein kinase WNK2 isoform X1 — MEPEEPNSNNSEQLLKYPPVPDSQCELSMNMYEAMGDGNVNHVDSVLVRGGSDPSLYPSSSYQRNVHQRFIRRSLWFSDADEQAFEAPECDNRNKVLNINLRTIVDRTRGTSSGIQEGSSTESQGGQKDSATESASADEEKDKGGDALTVTCNDGGKAAIKAASEDNEEEAEMKAVSTSPGGRFLKFDIELGRGSFKTVYKGLDTETWVEVAWCELQDRKLSKVERQRFKEEAEMLKGLQHPNIVRFYDFWESPLKGKKCIVLVTELMTSGTLKTYLKRFKVMKPKVLRSWCRQILKGLHFLHTRTPPIIHRDLKCDNIFITGPTGSVKIGDLGLATLKAASFAKSVIGTPEFMAPEMYEEHYDEAVDVYAFGMCMLEMATSEYPYSECQNAAQIYRKVTSGVKPASYNKVVDPEIKEIIGECICQKKEERYTIKDLLNHAFFAEDTGVRVELAEEDDGKKDSIALKLWVEDHKKLKGKYKESGAIEFTFDLEKEVPEVVAQEMVESGFFHESDAKTVGKSIRDRVALIKWRRERTVSAAVPVDQGEGGHRVQMTPSQGVSAGVAHVGQPLLEPEEAEADQHNRMRNLPASVTSVTSDGTLDSGMGSTVYSDSHSSQQSVLYQSLLEPITMATQQCQSSSSPFLTDRPHSCEKVEVWGSTRSPELRTRLGAATRRGSAPVIDTSSANHIAQLHALIQSQRSISPTPHVPENQLEVSPPELHSEAKDGFPSQSAQPVLQVFPVSSPSEYRRFSDTIIRPSSEASSENFTLPVPSGRRHSDLSSLTSHHNHHFAMNRGHVCQACLALLLLRSREGGYRRPSVAMPTHHCPYDFRQNPSSGGTMTTPGYGRLKGLSDFADFSLLQQSLFNIISRKAAPCHTTPTQASLLHPSAAHRPARSDGDGSLKSHLLSRGLVGDQESLQDCEDSLCAREQQVTGAVGVTSSAGHQNQPSIQGLPSSNTAVHTPQQYIQPGHSYPAAPYAGQHSAATPAPASLCSVNIQHTVSAVSYTPLSAQQVAANVSASAVPQHVAQSYQAPGHQQQPATAANSLTFPLNVQQTCQNCVAPAQQQPHSASGYPTPVQQQTAAAANTLTAQQPAQSYPLASVAPTMAAMAPCHPTQAPSALQHIQAAVKLPSQQAGQSSSTPALYSQQIPVQQEHQLNTQCNVQLAQHAGQAYIQPHNQETMHTIHQQMAQQPTHLSQSQDVSQPTVQQVQTPASQLHPTAPPVLQVAATHQSYPAAGLPDAASQSYAHAALQQQTAPAQSQYLSAQSSGVPQTYGAQQYQPYFCAAAFLNQNIPAGPAGLNLSQSASSAPAPQQSMAPATAHQHLQPLQISNSLPPTHSSQFPSQYPTIQVMTAMTDCESSYPHSCTAPHPPTSSHLNHMFLSPGQTLPVTPSVSPLSPLHIENALVSPVPVSLVPSPSTLLGTVAPTSPLHQPNAVLNVRSEASHSQPAFISAPTTHPIHTHTAPCQNTHPPTNGSTQPLIQQVPQHAQASHPELVPSAHPVQPAVFSSPLQNGSDPAAAAQLDNKNPCQLALQAQSQVQSQIPVLQPSDSQRVSSGSASSSLTQQKQLSSLTGAAGQGPTETNTEDQAAEKHTGGQSYDSVNSDATSGKEMSDGYEGTHGGKGEGKVRKHHRRSTRTRSRQEKISRPKLNMLNVCNTGDKMVECQLETHNHKMVTFKFDLDGDAPEEIATYMVENDFILPLEKEVFIEQLKDIVDKAEDMLSEDTEGERNSDQGGSPKQSEGAGALGTEASAPSTPQLVYQQNVLHTGKRWFIICPVAETPVLDKEKTTSHTSAALESETSASSSVRPNSNTPVVTTAVASLSSQSLSSSSSPVPPAAQTSVQPQDQNVDKTRIQQSQPCVTKHALAAAGTSHHNSLPVEEPCISAVSMVTDIPCCAIVPPVSLDVNAVDNGAASSLTSSQTNQHNQKASPAGDLPPQLASHQSVVLQQPYATPMQPGTVTSQPQSPAHQTSQNSQSSQQQPVSGGPGESDSEGPRRVEFVDRTIKTLDEKLRNLLYQEHAPSQPSSTASDPQASSTEGVSSPPVSDGQNTEGALTKKKGEPLPQIPERTDSVGALSDSAVAGPSATNRGLNKSDVTANSSSYSSKSRFQIIPTPPDVIYRLEKSKTSCSTCSSPAPSSGSGGSYSLSQGLGRKENDCVAVGRSSVTAVADHATAGTSKPPSSNRYSAPPNFYHATPTSSPDLTPRHIPRAQTIDTPTHHSWHYHTSHLYSDSADEDSSSVALPPAHPAPPAHALSEHSGSDLMKRAVAFLRRSGRSKSEQSSDSPSRQPVAMNGHAPSPAAGHALSSYISSDNDSEFEDADMRKELQKLREKHMKEISELQAFQRNEIEHLYTGLGKTLPTNVGLLHAAPPSGRRRRASKHKLKAGKLLNPMVQQLKNNLNTSTERKGDSAASSSSSPAKSSVLSDGSAHSSGSSSSSTQPSAAPEQVHTQQPCSLKGSFSSDNIYAGLHGDGTANQAGPGQGWTVYHQTSERVTYKSSSKPRTRFLSGPVSLSIWSTLKRLCLGKERSSRSSLNTATAQTASAQTQPSLTTATPSPSPQPISRLAQVQTNNSNNKRGTFTDDLHKLVDDWTKETVAAANQLRPSLNQIKQQRRQQDLEGRAPPMGAATHEMKCHVGTHKFQLPLSCPLTAALGPGMPSTLAPNASAMLPPGYLLPSGSYGGMVPGPLFPQQWPGMPSPVGSAGPVGLLGAARMMPYATMANPGIQAYPLVMHDPENGPKTTRTT; from the exons GATCGCAAGCTGTCCAAAGTGGAACGTCAGCGCTTTAAGGAGGAGGCAGAGATGTTGAAGGGTCTTCAACATCCCAACATTGTCCGTTTCTATGACTTCTGGGAGTCGCCCCTTAAAGGGAAGAAGTGCATTGTTTTAGTAACGGAGCTCATGACGTCAGGGACGCTAAAAAC CTATCTAAAACGTTTCAAAGTAATGAAGCCAAAGGTGCTGAGGAGCTGGTGCAGACAGATCCTGAAAGGCCTTCACTTTCTCCACACCAGGACTCCTCCCATCATCCATAGGGACCTCAAATGTGACAACATCTTCATCACGGGACCTACAGGCTCGGTCAAAATAGGGGATTTAGGACTCGCAACACTCAAGGCGGCTTCCTTTGCTAAGAGCGTCATAG GCACCCCAGAGTTCATGGCTCCAGAGATGTATGAAGAGCACTATGATGAGGCTGTGGATGTCTACGCCTTTGGCATGTGTATGCTAGAAATGGCCACGTCGGAATACCCCTACTCCGAGTGTCAGAACGCTGCTCAGATATACCGCAAAGTCACTAGC GGAGTGAAGCCAGCCAGCTACAACAAGGTCGTGGATCCTGAAATCAAGGAGATTATTGGGGAGTGTATCTGCCAAAAGAAAGAGGAGCG GTACACCATCAAAGACCTGTTGAACCATGCTTTCTTTGCTGAGGACACAGGCGTTAGGGTGGAGCTAGCTGAGGAGGACGATGGGAAAAAGGACTCGATAGCCCTGAAACTGTGGGTGGAGGACCACAAGAAGTTAAAAGGGAAGTACAAGGAGAGCGGAGCCATCGAGTTCACGTTTGACTTGGAGAAGGAGGTCCCTGAGGTTGTGGCACAAGAAATG GTGGAGTCTGGCTTCTTCCACGAGAGTGATGCTAAGACCGTGGGAAAGTCGATCAGGGACCGCGTGGCACTGATCaaatggaggagggagagaaccGTGTCTGCTGCAGTTCCAGTGGATCAAGGCGAAGGGGGTCACAGGGTCCAGATGACACCATCTCAGGGCGTCTCTGCTGGGGTTGCACATGTAGGACAGCCTTTGCTGGAACCAGAAGAGGCAGAGGCAGACCAGCACAACAGGATGCGTAACCTGCCAGCCAGTGTCACCTCAGTGACGT CAGACGGCACGCTTGATAGTGGCATGGGCTCCACTGTGTACTCAGACTCCCACAGCAGCCAGCAGAGTGTCCTCTACCAGTCCCTGCTGGAGCCTATTACTATGGCAACACAGCAG TGCCAGAGCAGCAGTAGCCCTTTCCTAACAGATCGACCTCACTCCTGTGAAAAGGTTGAAGTATGGGGGTCAACACGGAGCCCAGAGCTCAGGACTCGTTTAGGAGCTGCAACCCGGAGAGGAAGTGCCCCCGTTATTGACACTAGCAGTGCAAACCACATTGCTCAACTCCATGCCCTCATTCAGTCGCAGAGATCAATCAGTCCCACCCCCCACGTGCCAGAGAACCAGTTGGAGGTCAGCCCCCCTGAGCTTCACTCCGAGGCTAAGGATGGATTCCCCTCCCAGAGTGCTCAGCCAGTACTGCAGGTCTTCCCCGTCTCTTCACCTTCTGAGTACCGCCGCTTTAGTGACACCATTATCAGACCGTCATCAGAGGCCTCCAGTGAAAACTTCACCCTGCCCGTGCCGAGTGGACGCAGACACTCTGACCTCAGTAGTCTAACTTCTCATCATAACCACCATTTTGCAATGAATAGAGGCCACGTGTGCCAGGCCTGCCTCGCTTTGCTTCTTCTAAGGTCACGAGAAGGAGGCTACCGCCGTCCTTCTGTTGCCATGCCAACACACCATTGTCCATATGACTTTAGACAAAACCCGTCCTCCGGTGGAACAATGACCACCCCTGGTTATGGACGGCTGAAAGGTTTGAGCGATTTTGCCGATTTCTCACTGCTGCAGCAGTCCCTGTTCAATATAATCAGCCGCAAAGCAGCGCCTTGTCACACAACGCCCACCCAAGCCTCCTTGCTGCACCCCTCAGCCGCCCACAGGCCTGCCCGCAGTGACGGAGACGGCAGCCTGAAGAGTCATCTCCTGAGTCGCGGTTTGGTTGGGGACCAAGAATCCCTCCAGGACTGCGAGGATAGTCTCTGTGCCAGAGAGCAGCAAGTGACCGGGGCTGTGGGAGTG ACCAGTTCAGCAGGTCACCAGAATCAACCATCTATACAGGGCCTGCCTTCTTCCAACACAGCAGTGCACACACCACAGCAGTACATCCAGCCTGGACACAGTTACCCTGCTGCTCCATATGCTGGCCAACACAGTGCTGCAACACCAGCTCCAGCTAGTCTATGTTCAGTCAACATCCAGCATACAGTCAGTGCTGTGAGCTACACACCTCTGAGTGCACAACAAGTTGCAGCAAATGTTTCAGCATCAGCTGTGCCACAACATGTTGCACAGAGCTACCAAGCACCCGGCCACCAACAGCAGCCGGCAACAGCAGCAAACTCTTTGACTTTTCCTTTGAACGTCCAACAAACGTGTCAGAACTGCGTGGCCCCAGCTCAACAACAGCCTCACTCTGCATCAGGATATCCTACTCCAGTTCAGCAACAgactgctgcagcagcaaacaCCCTGACAGCACAGCAGCCAGCACAAAGCTATCCTCTTGCATCTGTAGCCCCAACTATGGCAGCCATGGCCCCGTGTCATCCTACACAAGCTCCCAGTGCACTGCAACACATCCAAGCCGCAGTCAAACTGCCAAGTCAGCAGGCTGGTCAGAGCTCTTCCACACCAGCACTTTACAGCCAACAGATACCCGTTCAGCAAGAGCACCAACTAAATACTCAGTGCAATGTACAACTAGCACAACATGCTGGGCAGGCTTATATTCAGCCTCATAACCAAGAGACTATGCATACCATACACCAACAAATGGCACAACAGCCCACCCACCTTTCTCAGAGCCAGGATGTATCCCAGCCTACAGTCCAACAGGTTCAGACCCCAGCTTCTCAACTTCATCCGACAGCGCCCCCAGTTTTGCAGGTTGCAGCCACACACCAGAGTTACCCTGCTGCTGGTCTACCTGATGCTGCCTCTCAGAGCTATGCACATGCTGCCCTGCAGCAACAGACTGCCCCAGCTCAGAGCCAGTACCTGTCTGCGCAGTCTTCTGGTGTTCCACAGACCTACGGAGCACAACAG TATCAACCCTATTTTTGCGCCGCTGCTTTCCTGAACCAG AATATTCCTGCTGGTCCTGCTGGGCTTAATCTCAGCCAGTCAGCTTCAAGTGCGCCAGCCCCTCAACAGTCAATGGCTCCGGCTACTGCCCACCAACATCTCCAACCTCTGCAGATTTCAAACTCTCTACCGCCAACACATTCATCCCAG TTTCCTTCACAGTATCCCACAATCCAGGTGATGACAGCTATGACTGACTGTGAATCCTCCTACCCCCACTCCTGCACCGCCCCTCACCCTCCAACCTCCTCTCATCTTAATCACATGTTCCTTTCTCCTGGACAGACTCTTCCTGTGACCCCCTCTGTCTCCCCCCTTTCTCCTCTGCACATTGAAAATGCGTTAGTTTCACCTGTACCGGTGTCTCTCGTACCGTCCCCCTCAACCTTGCTGGGTACGGTGGCACCCACGTCCCCACTGCACCAGCCCAACGCTGTTCTAAATGTTAGATCTGAGGCTTCTCATTCACAACCTGCGTTTATATCAGCACCAACCACCcaccccatacacacacacactgccccgTGCCAGAACACACACCCTCCCACAAACGGCAGCACTCAGCCTCTGATACAG CAGGTTCCCCAACATGCCCAGGCCAGCCATCCTGAGCTTGTTCCCTCTGCTCATCCAGTCCAGCCTGCAGTCTTCTCCTCACCTCTGCAGAATGggtcagaccctgctgctgctgcccagcTGGACAACAAGAACCCGTGCCAGCTGGCCCTGCAGGCCCAGAGTCAGGTTCAGAGCCAGATTCCTGTACTGCAGCCCTCTGACTCTCAGAGAGTTTCATCTGGGTCTGCCAGCTCCAGTCTGACTCAGCAGAAACAGCTCAGTAGTCTCACCGGAGCTGCAGGTCAGGGTCCAACAGAGACCAACACAGAG GATCAAGCTGCAGAGAAACACACTGGAGGACAGAGCTATGACAG CGTCAACTCTGATGCCACGTCAGGGAAGGAGATGAGTGACGGTTACGAGGGGACACATGGAGGTAAAGGCGAAGGGAAAGTCCGCAAACACCACCGCAGGTCCACACGCACTCGTTCACGGCAAGAGAAGATTAGCAGGCCAAAGCTCAACATGCTCAAT GTGTGCAACACTGGCGATAAGATGGTCGAGTGTCAGTTGGAAACTCATAACCACAAAATGGTCACTTTCAAGTTTGACCTGGATGGAGATGCACCGGAGGAGATTGCTACATACATG GTGGAGAACGATTTCATTCTGCCTTTAGAAAAAGAGGTGTTCATTGAGCAGCTGAAGGACATCGTGGACAAGGCTGAGGACATGCTGAGCGAGGACACCGAGGGTGAAAGGAACTCCGACCAGGGAGGCAGTCCCAAACAGAGCGAAGGCGCTGGCGCTCTGGGAACGGAG GCTTCCGCACCCAGCACACCACAGCTAGTGTACCAGCAAAATG TCCTCCACACTGGCAAGCGTTGGTTTATCATCTGCCCTGTGGCTGAGACGCCTGTGTTAGACAAAGAGAAGACTACATCGCACACCTCTGCAGCCCTGG AATCTGAAACGTCTGCCTCCTCATCAGTCAGGCCCAACAGCAACACGCCTGTAGTGACTACCGCCGTCGCATCTTTATCCTCCCAAagcctgtcctcctcctcctcccctgtgCCCCCCGCAGCTCAGACCTCAGTGCAACCTCAAGACCAAAATGTTGACAAAACCCGGATCCAGCAGTCTCAGCCCTGTGTAACTAAACATGCCCTCGCTGCTGCTGGGACCAGCCATCACAACTCCCTTCCTGTGGAAGAGCCTTGCATCTCTGCTGTCTCTATGGTAACGGATATTCCATGCTGCGCTATTGTGCCACCTGTCTCTCTGGATGTGAATGCTGTTGATAACGGAGCGGCTAGTAGTTTGACCTCTTCTCAAACTAATCAGCACAACCAGAAGGCCAGTCCTGCTGGAGACCTACCCCCTCAGCTGGCATCCCATCAGTCTGTGGTCCTGCAGCAACCCTACGCCACGCCCATGCAGCCCGGGACCGTCACCTCCCAGCCGCAGAGTCCAGCACATCAGACCTCCCAGAACTCCCAGTCAAGCCAACAGCAGCCAGTGAGCGGGGGTCCAGGCGAGTCAGACAGCGAGGGACCACGCAGGGTGGAGTTTGTAGACCGCACAATCAAGACTTTGGATGAGAAGCTGAGAAACCTGTTGTACCAGGAGCACGCTCCCTCCCAGCCCTCCAGCACTGCATCTGACCCCCAGGCCTCCAGCACAGAGGGAGTCAGCTCACCTCCAGTCTCAGACGGCCAGAACACCGAGGGAGCACTTACAAAGAAGAAAGGGGAGCCACTG CCTCAGATTCCTGAGCGCACAGATAGTGTGGGTGCACTAAGTGACTCTGCAGTGGCA GGTCCTTCAGCCACTAACAGGGGTTTGAACAAAAGCGATGTGACCGCCAACTCCAGTTCATACAGCTCCAAAAGCCGTTTTCAA ATCATCCCCACTCCACCGGATGTCATTTATCGTTTAGAGAAAAGCAAGACGAGCTGCAGCACCTGCAGCTCCCCAGCACCCTCTAGTGGTTCCGGAGGGTCTTACAGCCTGAGCCAGGGCCTAGGCAGGAAAGAGAATGACTGTGTGGCTGTGGGCAGATCTTCTGTGACAGCTGTAGCTGATCATGCGACTGCAGGAACATCCAAACCCCCCAGTAGTAACCGTTACTCTGCCCCACCTAACTTCTACCATGCCACCCCCACTTCCAGCCCCGATCTCACCCCACGTCATATCCCCCGGGCCCAGACGATCGACACGCCAACCCATCACAGCTGGCATTACCACACCTCTCACCTCTACTCTGACTCAGCAGATGAGGACAGCAGCAGCGTAGCCCTTCCTCCAGCCCACCCCGCTCCCCCAGCTCATGCCCTGTCGGAGCACAGTGGAAGCGACCTCATGAAGAGGGCAGTGGCCTTCCTGCGGCGCTCTGGTCGGAGCAAAAGTGAGCAGAGCTCCGATTCACCGAGCCGACAGCCCGTGGCAATGAACGGTCACGCTCCCTCGCCTGCTGCAGGACATGCCCTCTCATCCTACATCAGCAGTGACAATGACTCTGAGTTTGAGGATGCAGATATGAGGAAAGAACTGCAGAAGCTGAGAGAAAA ACACATGAAGGAGATCTCTGAGCTGCAGGCGTTCCAGAGGAATGAGATTGAGCATCTGTACACGGGGCTGGGCAAAACACTGCCTACCAATGTCGGCCTACTTCACGCTGCACCCCCAAGTGGCCGCAGGCGCAGGGCCAGCAAACACAAGCTGAAGGCTGGAAAACTGCTCAACCCGATGGTGCAGCAGCTCAAAAACAATCTTAACACCTCCACAGAGAGGAAAG GTGATAGTGCTGCCAGCTCATCCAGCTCCCCGGCTAAAAGTTCAGTTCTGTCGGACGGCTCTGCTCACTCCAGTGGCAGCTCTAGCTCCAGCACTCAGCCCAGTGCCGCCCCAGAGCAGGTCCACACCCAGCAACCCTGTTCCTTAAAGGGCTCTTTCTCCTCAGACAACATCTACGCTGGGCTACACGGAGATGGAACGGCCAACCAAGCTGGCCCTGGCCAAG GCTGGACGGTTTACCACCAAACGTCAGAGAGAGTCACCTATAAATCTAGTAGCAAACCACGCACTAGATTCCTCAGTGGACCTGTGTCTCTGTCCATCT GGTCCACTCTGAAACGACTATGTCTAGGCAAAGAGCGCAGTAGTA GGTCTTCTCTCAACACCGCCACAGCTCAAACAGCCTCCGCTCAGACACAGCCGTCACTCACCACAGCCACGCCCTCGCCGTCTCCCCAGCCAATCTCACGGCTCGCTCAGGTCCAgaccaacaacagcaacaacaagagAGGCACGTTCACCGACGATCTCCACAAACTGGTGGACGACTGGACGAAGGAGACTGTTGCGGCGGCCAATCAGCTACGCCCCTCCCTCAACCAGATCAAACAGCAGAGGCGCCAGCAGGACCTGGAGGGCAGAGCGCCGCCCATGGGAGCAGCTACGCATGAG ATGAAATGCCATGTTGGTACCCACAAGTTCCAGCTGCCACTTTCCTGTCCCCTGACTGCTGCCCTAGGCCCCGGTATGCCCTCAACCTTAGCTCCCAACGCCTCAGCAATGCTCCCTCCTGGGTACCTTTTACCATCGGGCTCCTATGGAgggatggttcctggtcctctttTCCCCCAGCAGTGGCCTGGCATGCCTAGTCCTGTAGGGTCCGCGGGTCCTGTAGGCCTGCTCGGTGCTGCAAGAATGATGCCCTATGCCACGATGGCAAACCCAGGGATCCAAGCCTATCCTCTGGTCATGCACGACCCCGAGAACGGTCCGAAAACCACGAGGACTACCTAA